From Corvus moneduloides isolate bCorMon1 chromosome 2, bCorMon1.pri, whole genome shotgun sequence, one genomic window encodes:
- the FSTL1 gene encoding follistatin-related protein 1: MIWKTLPLLCALLAAARLRAEEEPRSKSKICANVFCGAGRECAVTEKGEPTCLCIEKCKPHKRPVCGSNGKTYLNHCELHRDACLTGSKIQVDYDGHCKEKKSENPAASPVVCYQSDRDELRRRVIQWLEAEIIPDGWFSKGSNYSEVLDKYFKSFDDGDSRLDSTEFLKFVEQNETAINITTYMDQETNKLLRGLCVDALIELSDENADWKLSFNEFLKCLSPSFNPPEKKCALEDETYEDGAETQVECNRCVCACGNWVCTAMTCEGRNEKVPAQRHRPDQDLTEEEMARYIQELQKHQETAEKTKRMSTKEM, translated from the exons GAGGAGCCAAGGAGCAAATCTAAGATCTGTGCCAATGTTTTCTGTGGAGCTGGGCGTGAGTGTGCAGTGACAGAGAAGGGAGAGCCAACCTGCCTCTGCATTGAG AAATGCAAACCTCACAAGAGGCCTGTGTGCGGGAGCAATGGCAAGACATATCTGAACCACTGTGAGCTGCACCGTGACGCCTGCCTCACTGGCTCCAAGATCCAGGTGGATTACGATGGCCACTGCAAAG AGAAGAAGTCTGAGAATCCAGCTGCAAGTCCAG TTGTCTGCTACCAGTCGGACAGGGATGAGCTTCGTCGCCGGGTCATTCAGTGGCTGGAAGCTGAGATTATCCCAGATGGGTGGTTCTCCAAGGGCAGTAACTACAGTGAAGTCCTGGACAAATATTTCAAG AGCTTTGATGATGGTGATTCTCGCTTGGACTCCACTGAATTCCTGAAGTTTGTGGAGCAGAATGAGACTGCCATCAACATCACCACCTACATGGACCAGGAGACCAACAAGTTGCTCAG GGGACTCTGCGTAGATGCCCTCATCGAGCTGTCAGATGAAAATGCTGACTGGAAGCTCAGCTTCAATGAATTTCTCAAGTGCCTCAGCCCATCCTTCAACCCACCAGAGAAAA AGTGTGCCTTGGAAGATGAGACCTATGAGGATGGAGCAGAGACCCAGGTGGAGTGCAACCGCTGTGTCTGCGCCTGTGGGAACTGGGTGTGCACCGCAATGACGTGCGAGG GGAGGAATGAGAAGGTGCCTGCTCAGAGACACCGACCTGATCAAGATTTGACTGAGGAGGAAATGGCCAGATACATTCAGGAACTGCAGAAGCATCAG GAGACGGCTGAGAAGACCAAGAGAATGAGCACCAAGGAGATGTAA